In the genome of Altererythrobacter sp. TH136, one region contains:
- a CDS encoding carboxyl transferase domain-containing protein — protein MTAPALTTKLDRESAEAKARFAHNESLADELRAKVAEAALGGPEKHRERHTSRGKLLPRERVERLLDPGSPFLEIGQLAANGMYEGDVNGASMIAGIGRVSGRQVMIVANDPTVKGGSYYPMTVKKHLRAQEIAFENRLPCVYLVDSGGANLPYQAEVFPDRDHFGRIFFNQAQMSAAGIPQIACVMGSCTAGGAYVPAMSDESVIVREQGTIFLAGPPLVKAATGEEISAEDLGGGDLHARKSGVVDHLAESDEHALTIVRDIVSHLGANTGAARDIALKDPRPPKFDAEDLYALIPDDVRAPYDVHEVIARLVDGSEFHEFKALYGSTLVCGFAHIWGMPVAILANNGVLFSESAVKGAHFIELACQRRIPLLFLQNISGFMVGGKYEAEGIAKHGAKLVTAVATATVPKITVVIGGSFGAGNYGMAGRAYSPRFLFTWPNARISVMGGEQAASVLATVHRDADTWTPDQAEAFKAPIRQKYEDEGNPYYATARLWDDGVIDPAQTRHVLGLAFAATLEAPVAERPAFGVFRM, from the coding sequence GTGACCGCGCCCGCCCTGACCACCAAGCTCGACCGCGAGAGTGCCGAGGCGAAGGCGCGTTTTGCGCATAACGAGAGCCTCGCGGACGAGCTGCGCGCTAAGGTTGCCGAGGCCGCGCTTGGCGGGCCGGAGAAGCACCGCGAGCGGCACACGTCGCGCGGCAAGCTGCTCCCCCGCGAGCGCGTCGAGCGGCTGCTCGATCCGGGTTCGCCGTTTCTCGAGATCGGACAGCTCGCCGCCAACGGCATGTACGAAGGCGACGTGAACGGCGCCTCGATGATCGCCGGGATCGGCCGCGTGTCGGGGCGGCAGGTGATGATTGTCGCCAACGATCCGACGGTGAAGGGTGGCAGCTATTACCCGATGACGGTCAAGAAGCACCTCCGCGCGCAGGAGATCGCGTTCGAGAACCGGCTGCCGTGCGTGTACCTGGTGGACAGCGGCGGCGCGAACCTGCCCTACCAGGCCGAGGTGTTCCCCGATCGCGACCACTTCGGGCGGATATTCTTCAACCAGGCGCAGATGAGCGCGGCCGGCATCCCGCAGATCGCCTGCGTGATGGGCAGCTGCACTGCCGGCGGTGCCTATGTGCCCGCCATGTCCGATGAATCGGTGATCGTGCGTGAACAGGGCACCATCTTCCTCGCCGGCCCGCCGCTGGTGAAGGCCGCCACGGGCGAGGAGATCAGCGCCGAGGACCTGGGGGGCGGAGACCTTCATGCGCGCAAATCAGGCGTGGTTGATCACCTGGCCGAAAGCGACGAGCACGCGCTCACCATCGTGCGCGACATCGTCAGCCATCTGGGTGCCAACACCGGCGCCGCGCGGGATATCGCGCTGAAGGATCCGCGCCCGCCGAAGTTCGACGCCGAAGACCTCTATGCCCTGATCCCCGACGATGTCCGCGCTCCCTACGACGTGCACGAGGTGATCGCGCGGCTGGTCGACGGGTCGGAGTTCCACGAATTCAAGGCGCTGTACGGCAGCACCCTGGTCTGCGGCTTTGCCCACATCTGGGGGATGCCGGTCGCGATCCTCGCCAACAACGGGGTGCTGTTTTCGGAAAGCGCGGTCAAAGGCGCGCACTTCATCGAACTCGCCTGCCAGCGCCGCATCCCGTTGCTGTTCCTGCAGAACATCTCCGGCTTCATGGTCGGCGGCAAGTACGAGGCGGAAGGCATCGCCAAGCATGGCGCCAAGCTGGTGACCGCGGTCGCCACCGCCACCGTGCCCAAGATCACCGTGGTGATCGGCGGCAGCTTCGGCGCGGGCAATTACGGCATGGCGGGCCGCGCCTATTCCCCGCGCTTCCTGTTTACCTGGCCCAACGCGCGCATTTCGGTGATGGGCGGCGAGCAGGCGGCTTCGGTGCTCGCCACCGTCCACCGTGACGCCGATACCTGGACGCCCGACCAGGCCGAAGCGTTCAAGGCGCCGATCCGCCAGAAATACGAGGACGAAGGCAATCCCTACTACGCCACCGCGCGCCTGTGGGATGACGGGGTGATCGATCCGGCGCAGACCCGCCACGTCCTCGGCCTAGCCTTCGCCGCCACGCTGGAAGCACCTGTCGCGGAGAGGCCAGCGTTCGGCGTGTTCCGGATGTAA
- a CDS encoding class I adenylate-forming enzyme family protein, translating into MTENDIAARLSEPFGSFPQVIADWAAVQPDQIALRDEQGELTWHALNEKIERIATKLQASGLERGQSVAILGTSTIPYALAFLGAVRAGGVAAPLTTSASADQLKGMAADSGARHLFIDRAKLTELGAVFMPDLEHIVLDEELDAWMAPAGTRAEPFAPTESDPFNIIYSSGTTGIPKGIVHSHQMRWRQFTGTAQAFRSGGQQVISLASTPLYSNTTMIAFLPPLLAGGTVRIMGKFDTKRWLAHAQADRTNVTMLVPVQYQRLMDEPSFDTFDLSSLVAKYCTSAPFSAELKREVLRRMPGSLIEIYSMTEGGVVCLLQAHEFPDKLHTVGRPAPGSELKVLDDEDRPVLPGTPGNLVGRSGTMMSGYKNQPGKTREGYWTDPDTGETWQRMGDIGRIDQDGFVELVGRAKDMIISGGFNIFPSDLEAALETDPRVQEAAVVGMESRRWGETPVGFVRLVPGTPAEAVQSIMAETNGKLGKTQRLAALLPIDEMPRSHIGKLLKTELRTRAAAELTID; encoded by the coding sequence GTGACCGAGAATGACATCGCCGCCCGACTGAGCGAACCGTTCGGCTCGTTCCCGCAGGTCATCGCCGATTGGGCGGCGGTCCAACCGGACCAGATCGCCCTGCGCGACGAGCAGGGAGAGCTGACCTGGCACGCGCTTAACGAGAAAATCGAACGGATTGCCACCAAGCTCCAGGCGAGTGGGCTGGAACGCGGCCAGTCGGTGGCGATCCTCGGCACCTCGACGATTCCCTACGCGCTGGCGTTCCTGGGCGCGGTGCGCGCGGGCGGCGTGGCGGCGCCGCTCACCACCAGCGCCAGCGCGGATCAGCTCAAGGGCATGGCGGCGGACAGCGGCGCACGGCACCTGTTCATCGACCGCGCCAAGCTGACCGAGCTGGGCGCCGTTTTCATGCCGGATCTCGAGCATATCGTGCTGGACGAGGAGCTGGATGCCTGGATGGCACCTGCCGGAACGCGGGCGGAGCCGTTCGCGCCGACTGAAAGCGACCCGTTCAACATCATCTATTCCAGCGGCACCACCGGCATCCCCAAGGGGATCGTCCATTCGCACCAGATGCGTTGGCGGCAATTCACCGGCACCGCACAGGCGTTCCGCTCCGGCGGGCAACAGGTCATCAGCCTTGCGTCGACCCCCCTCTATTCGAACACCACGATGATCGCGTTCCTGCCCCCGCTGCTGGCGGGCGGCACGGTGCGGATCATGGGCAAGTTCGACACGAAGCGCTGGCTCGCCCACGCGCAGGCGGACCGGACCAACGTCACCATGCTGGTGCCGGTCCAGTACCAGCGGCTGATGGACGAGCCGAGCTTCGACACCTTCGACTTGTCCAGCCTGGTCGCGAAATACTGCACCTCTGCCCCGTTCTCGGCCGAATTGAAGCGCGAGGTGCTGCGGCGGATGCCGGGCAGCCTAATCGAAATCTATTCGATGACCGAAGGCGGCGTCGTCTGCCTGCTGCAGGCGCACGAATTTCCCGACAAGCTCCATACCGTGGGCCGCCCCGCTCCGGGAAGCGAGTTGAAGGTGCTGGACGACGAAGATCGGCCCGTGTTGCCGGGCACGCCGGGCAACCTCGTCGGGCGATCGGGAACGATGATGTCGGGCTACAAGAACCAGCCCGGCAAGACGCGGGAAGGCTACTGGACCGATCCGGACACCGGCGAGACCTGGCAGCGGATGGGCGACATCGGCCGCATCGATCAGGATGGCTTCGTCGAACTGGTCGGGCGCGCCAAGGACATGATCATCTCGGGCGGGTTCAATATCTTCCCCAGCGATCTGGAGGCGGCGCTCGAGACCGATCCGCGCGTGCAGGAGGCCGCGGTGGTGGGGATGGAGAGCCGCCGCTGGGGTGAAACGCCGGTGGGCTTTGTGCGACTGGTGCCGGGCACGCCGGCGGAAGCAGTGCAGTCGATCATGGCCGAAACCAACGGCAAGCTGGGCAAGACCCAGCGGCTCGCGGCCCTGCTACCGATCGACGAGATGCCCCGCAGCCACATCGGCAAGTTGCTGAAAACCGAACTACGGACGCGCGCGGCGGCGGAACTGACGATCGACTGA
- the gyrB gene encoding DNA topoisomerase (ATP-hydrolyzing) subunit B: MDDSTQNNASGNTGTNAYGADSIKVLKGLDAVRKRPGMYIGDTDDGSGLHHMVFEVSDNAIDEALAGHCDLVLIELNPDGSVSVEDNGRGIPVDMHKEEGVSAAEVIMTQLHAGGKFENTSDDNAYKVSGGLHGVGVSVVNALSEWLELTIWRDGKEHWMRFEHGNAVGPLVVKGEGRDRNGTRVTFMHSNDTFKNVTEYDFDKLEHRYRELAFLNSGVRIKLRDLRHEEPVEHDLYYEGGIAAFVKYLDRNKAPLVPEPISVSANKDGIGIDVALEWNDSYYENVLCFTNNIPQRDGGTHLAAFRAALTRTVNAYAERTGLLKKEKVSLTGEDMREGLTAIVSVKLPDPKFGSQTKDKLVSSEVRQPLEALMSEKMSEWLEENPADAKSIIQKIVDAAAAREAARRAREMSRKGAMSVASLPGKLSDCRERDPAKCELFLVEGDSAGGSAKSGRDSKYQAILPLRGKILNVERARFDRIISSREVGTLIQAMGTGLRDEFNLEKLRYHKIVIMTDADVDGAHIRTLLLTFFHRQMPEIVKAGHLFIAQPPLFKVSKGRSEVYLKDQAALDRYLVDGGMQGRVLETAEGARTGEDLRSLVEYALRIRSLLGFVPRKYDPAVIEQMALAGAFDPELDPAGRMAALERAAARLGAGDPEAQWSVLRREDGSILFARAWRGVTDAHEIEAKFIDSAEARKLHRLAAEHADAFANPSRFARASSEPEPEPELETDAEVGAQEVQPDTGAAPVVTDGAITRPSQLLDAVLAAGRKGLSISRYKGLGEMNAEQLWETTLDPENRALLQVKVEDADVTDEIFTRLMGDVVEPRREFIQDNALNVANLDV; the protein is encoded by the coding sequence ATGGACGACAGCACCCAGAACAACGCCTCCGGCAATACCGGAACCAACGCCTATGGCGCTGACAGCATCAAGGTCCTCAAGGGCCTCGACGCGGTGCGCAAGCGGCCGGGCATGTACATCGGCGACACCGACGACGGATCGGGCCTGCACCACATGGTGTTCGAGGTCAGCGACAACGCGATCGACGAAGCGCTGGCCGGGCATTGCGACCTGGTGCTGATCGAACTCAACCCCGATGGCTCGGTTTCGGTCGAGGACAACGGTCGCGGCATTCCGGTCGACATGCACAAGGAAGAGGGCGTTTCGGCGGCCGAGGTCATCATGACCCAGCTCCACGCCGGCGGTAAGTTCGAGAACACGTCGGACGACAACGCCTACAAGGTGTCGGGCGGTCTCCACGGCGTGGGCGTGTCGGTGGTTAACGCGCTGTCCGAATGGCTCGAGCTGACCATCTGGCGCGACGGCAAGGAGCACTGGATGCGTTTCGAACACGGCAACGCCGTGGGGCCGCTGGTGGTGAAGGGCGAGGGGCGCGACCGCAACGGCACCCGCGTCACCTTCATGCATTCCAACGACACGTTCAAGAACGTGACCGAATACGATTTCGACAAGCTGGAGCATCGCTATCGCGAGCTCGCGTTCCTCAATTCAGGCGTCCGGATCAAGCTGCGCGACCTGCGGCACGAGGAGCCGGTCGAGCACGATCTGTACTACGAAGGCGGCATCGCGGCGTTCGTGAAGTACCTCGATCGCAACAAGGCGCCGCTGGTGCCCGAACCGATCTCGGTCAGCGCGAACAAGGACGGCATCGGCATCGACGTCGCGCTGGAATGGAACGATTCGTACTACGAAAACGTGCTGTGCTTCACCAACAACATCCCCCAGCGTGACGGCGGCACGCACCTGGCCGCGTTCCGCGCCGCGCTGACACGTACGGTCAACGCCTACGCCGAACGCACCGGACTGCTGAAAAAGGAAAAGGTGAGCCTGACCGGCGAGGACATGCGCGAGGGGCTGACGGCGATCGTCTCGGTCAAGCTGCCCGATCCCAAGTTCGGCTCGCAGACGAAGGACAAGCTGGTCAGTTCCGAAGTGCGCCAGCCTCTGGAAGCGCTGATGAGCGAGAAGATGTCGGAGTGGCTGGAGGAAAACCCGGCCGATGCGAAATCGATCATCCAGAAGATCGTCGACGCTGCCGCCGCGCGCGAGGCGGCCCGCCGCGCGCGCGAGATGAGCCGCAAGGGCGCGATGTCGGTCGCGTCGCTGCCCGGCAAGCTGAGCGACTGCCGCGAGCGCGATCCCGCCAAGTGCGAACTGTTCCTGGTCGAGGGCGACAGCGCCGGCGGATCGGCCAAGTCAGGGCGCGACAGCAAGTACCAGGCGATCCTGCCGCTACGGGGCAAGATTCTCAACGTGGAGCGCGCGCGGTTTGATCGGATCATCAGCTCAAGGGAAGTCGGCACGCTGATCCAGGCGATGGGGACCGGCCTGCGCGACGAGTTCAATCTCGAAAAGCTGCGGTATCACAAGATCGTCATCATGACCGACGCCGACGTCGACGGGGCGCACATCCGCACGCTGCTGCTGACGTTCTTCCACCGCCAGATGCCCGAAATCGTCAAGGCCGGGCACCTGTTCATCGCCCAGCCGCCGCTGTTCAAGGTCAGCAAGGGCCGCAGCGAGGTGTATTTGAAGGATCAGGCGGCGCTCGACCGCTACCTGGTGGATGGCGGGATGCAGGGGCGGGTGCTCGAAACCGCGGAAGGCGCGCGCACTGGCGAGGACCTGCGCAGCCTGGTTGAATATGCGCTGCGCATCCGCAGCTTGCTGGGCTTCGTGCCGCGCAAGTACGATCCGGCGGTGATCGAGCAGATGGCGCTGGCTGGCGCGTTCGATCCGGAACTCGATCCGGCAGGCCGGATGGCGGCGCTGGAACGGGCCGCTGCCCGGCTGGGAGCGGGCGATCCCGAAGCGCAGTGGAGCGTGCTTCGGCGCGAAGACGGTTCGATCCTGTTCGCGCGCGCCTGGCGCGGCGTCACCGATGCGCACGAGATTGAAGCTAAGTTCATCGACAGCGCCGAGGCGCGCAAGCTGCACCGCCTCGCCGCCGAACACGCCGATGCCTTTGCAAACCCCAGCCGGTTCGCCCGCGCCTCGTCCGAACCGGAGCCGGAACCGGAGCTGGAAACCGACGCCGAAGTCGGCGCACAAGAGGTTCAACCTGACACCGGCGCCGCCCCGGTGGTTACCGACGGGGCCATCACGCGCCCGTCGCAGCTGCTCGACGCGGTGCTCGCTGCTGGCCGCAAGGGTCTGTCGATCAGCCGCTACAAGGGGCTGGGAGAAATGAACGCCGAGCAATTGTGGGAAACCACTCTCGATCCCGAAAACCGCGCGTTGCTGCAGGTGAAGGTCGAGGATGCTGACGTGACCGACGAGATTTTCACCCGCCTGATGGGCGACGTCGTCGAACCCCGCCGCGAGTTCATCCAGGACAACGCCCTGAACGTGGCCAATCTCGACGTGTGA
- a CDS encoding TetR/AcrR family transcriptional regulator, whose protein sequence is MNIRADHADDEARLIRVAERMIEERGDAISIGSLATLAGMPRARVEAIFADESALFDAIVERWFVDHTAIMEDVLASDLPPNRKMYEFFARRFRLNRERYRANPAAFKAYCELGAAQFERIRGYVDLADHYLCELIAQAQVEGAFDGLAIDRALSLINQMVLPYTLAEVLIFMDERLSEEKLGQIVDTLFAGLSAADGGARGVSGLRAA, encoded by the coding sequence ATGAACATCAGGGCCGATCACGCCGACGACGAGGCACGGCTCATCCGCGTGGCCGAGCGGATGATCGAGGAGCGCGGCGATGCGATCAGCATCGGGTCGCTGGCGACCCTTGCCGGGATGCCCCGCGCGCGGGTGGAGGCGATCTTCGCGGATGAAAGCGCGCTGTTCGATGCCATCGTCGAGCGCTGGTTCGTCGATCACACCGCGATCATGGAAGACGTGCTCGCCAGTGACCTGCCGCCCAACCGCAAGATGTACGAATTCTTCGCCCGCCGCTTTCGCCTCAACCGCGAACGCTACCGGGCCAATCCAGCCGCGTTCAAGGCCTATTGCGAGCTGGGCGCCGCGCAGTTCGAGCGTATCCGCGGCTATGTCGACCTGGCCGACCATTACCTGTGCGAACTGATCGCCCAGGCGCAGGTCGAAGGCGCGTTCGACGGGCTGGCGATCGACCGCGCGTTGAGCCTGATCAACCAGATGGTGCTGCCCTACACCCTGGCCGAAGTGCTGATCTTCATGGATGAGCGGCTGAGCGAGGAGAAGCTGGGCCAGATCGTCGACACGCTGTTCGCGGGACTATCCGCAGCCGATGGCGGCGCGCGCGGCGTAAGCGGGCTGCGCGCCGCCTGA
- a CDS encoding bifunctional metallophosphatase/5'-nucleotidase: protein MIRQFLAIPLALGLAACATVPRPVSERAPEPVTVRIIGLNDFHGALEPVQRPITLEDGQGGRQEVYAGGAAWLAGAVARLRAQNPFNMAIGAGDLISASPLASSLFLDEPTVGVMNRVRLNFTSVGNHEFDRGWRELKRLREGGCEKFTLRQPCAVEPDYKGTDYPILAANVRMPDGSTLFPGHGIKRFGSGADAVAVGVIGLTLKGTAQIVAPAGIEGLTFEDEAQSINALVPRVLADGADAVVVAIHQGLVPETGDSFTGCGAMAGDLRAILEQLDPRIDLVISGHTHKAYVCDFAQVDPARRFTVTSAGSAGTLLTDIAVTIDPRRDDVTAISARNVPVQSAGEGRPVNPGFEAFEPDAEVAAYVARYVAAAAQVADRPVGRISGPARRGGAGSSLGNLVADAQLAATRGAGAQVAFMNPGGIRSDLTAREGGVVTFGDIYAVQPFGNTLVTMSYTGAQLLQILEQQFANPNEPKILAVSDGFTMTLDPAKPAGQRVVQAALNGQPIDPAATYRITLNNFIAAGGDGFAAFRQGTDPVVGPLDLDAIEQYLRAGDVIQVPPPGRVTVVGE, encoded by the coding sequence ATGATCCGTCAGTTTCTCGCCATTCCGCTCGCCCTTGGCCTCGCCGCCTGTGCGACCGTTCCGCGCCCCGTGTCCGAGCGGGCGCCGGAACCCGTCACCGTCCGCATCATCGGTCTGAACGACTTCCACGGCGCGCTGGAGCCGGTTCAGCGGCCGATCACCCTGGAAGACGGGCAGGGCGGCCGGCAGGAGGTTTACGCAGGCGGGGCTGCATGGCTCGCCGGTGCGGTGGCCCGGCTCCGCGCGCAGAACCCGTTCAACATGGCGATCGGCGCGGGCGACCTGATCAGCGCCAGCCCGCTCGCGTCCTCGCTGTTCCTCGACGAGCCGACCGTGGGCGTGATGAACCGCGTCCGCCTCAATTTCACCAGCGTCGGCAATCACGAATTCGATCGCGGGTGGCGCGAACTCAAGCGCCTGCGCGAAGGCGGCTGCGAGAAGTTCACCCTGCGCCAGCCGTGCGCGGTGGAGCCGGACTATAAAGGCACCGACTATCCCATTTTGGCTGCCAACGTGCGGATGCCCGACGGCTCCACGCTGTTCCCCGGCCACGGCATCAAGCGCTTCGGCTCCGGCGCGGATGCGGTCGCGGTCGGGGTGATCGGACTGACCCTGAAAGGCACCGCGCAGATCGTCGCGCCGGCGGGCATCGAAGGGCTGACTTTCGAGGACGAGGCGCAATCGATCAACGCGCTGGTGCCCCGTGTGCTGGCCGACGGGGCGGACGCGGTGGTGGTGGCGATCCACCAGGGGCTGGTGCCGGAAACGGGCGACAGCTTCACCGGTTGCGGCGCGATGGCCGGCGACTTGCGCGCCATCCTGGAGCAGCTCGATCCCCGGATCGACCTCGTCATCTCGGGCCATACCCACAAGGCGTATGTGTGCGATTTCGCGCAAGTCGATCCGGCTCGCCGGTTCACCGTCACCAGCGCCGGTTCGGCGGGCACGCTGCTGACCGACATCGCGGTGACCATCGACCCGCGCCGCGACGATGTAACCGCGATCAGCGCCCGCAACGTGCCGGTGCAAAGCGCGGGAGAGGGCCGTCCGGTCAATCCGGGCTTCGAAGCGTTCGAACCGGATGCCGAGGTCGCGGCGTATGTCGCCCGGTATGTCGCCGCCGCGGCACAAGTCGCTGACCGCCCGGTGGGGCGCATATCTGGTCCGGCGCGGCGCGGCGGCGCGGGAAGCAGCCTGGGCAACCTGGTCGCCGATGCGCAATTGGCGGCGACGCGGGGGGCGGGCGCGCAGGTGGCGTTCATGAATCCCGGTGGCATCCGCAGCGATCTGACCGCTCGTGAGGGCGGGGTGGTGACTTTCGGCGATATCTACGCGGTCCAGCCGTTCGGCAACACGCTGGTGACGATGAGCTATACCGGCGCGCAGTTGCTCCAGATTCTCGAACAGCAGTTCGCCAATCCCAACGAGCCCAAGATCCTGGCGGTCAGCGACGGGTTCACGATGACGCTCGATCCGGCGAAGCCGGCAGGGCAACGGGTGGTCCAGGCGGCGCTGAACGGGCAGCCGATCGATCCGGCGGCCACCTACCGGATCACGCTCAACAACTTCATCGCGGCGGGCGGGGACGGGTTTGCGGCCTTCAGGCAAGGCACCGATCCGGTGGTCGGCCCGCTCGATCTCGATGCGATCGAGCAGTACCTGCGCGCCGGCGACGTGATCCAGGTACCCCCGCCCGGGCGAGTGACGGTGGTCGGCGAGTAA
- a CDS encoding M20/M25/M40 family metallo-hydrolase, which produces MKQAVLTAVAVSLLASPAAAQVATGTMGPLRPDQQKFFELYKELVETNTVVGEGSCTQAAAQIATRLKAAGFTDDQLISFSVPEHPQDGGLVAILPGTSATLKPMLLLAHIDVVAAKRADWERDPFKLVKENGYYYARGIIDDKFQSAVWADTLIRMKEAGTRPARTIKLALTCGEETDTAFNGAQYLATERRELIDAAFALNEAGGGRTDGKGKVLVQTIQVGEKVYQDYKLTATNPGGHSSAPPPDNAIYDMARALDKISAHEFPAEFNDTTRVFFAKAGALRQDDIGKAMVALTKDLNDASAMGIVNRDKSLHSMLRTTCVATMIDGGHALNALPQRVEANVNCRIFPGHTPAEIKDKLAAVIGNPGIAIAYGRDDKPLAKSPPLDPALIGPMEQLAAKHFPGVPVIPTMSTGATDGVYTGGAGIPTYGVPSIWTDPDGNGTHGLNERVEVKAVYTARDYLFDLVKALASK; this is translated from the coding sequence ATGAAACAGGCAGTTCTGACGGCGGTGGCGGTATCGCTGCTGGCAAGTCCGGCAGCGGCACAAGTCGCCACCGGCACGATGGGTCCGCTGCGCCCGGATCAGCAGAAGTTCTTCGAGCTTTACAAGGAACTGGTGGAGACCAACACCGTGGTCGGCGAAGGCAGCTGCACCCAGGCTGCCGCACAGATCGCCACCCGCCTGAAAGCCGCCGGCTTCACCGACGATCAGCTAATCTCGTTTTCCGTGCCCGAGCACCCGCAGGACGGCGGGCTGGTGGCGATCCTGCCCGGCACGTCGGCGACCCTGAAGCCGATGCTGCTGCTCGCCCACATCGACGTGGTGGCGGCCAAGCGCGCCGACTGGGAACGCGACCCGTTCAAACTGGTGAAAGAGAACGGCTACTATTACGCCCGCGGCATCATCGACGACAAGTTTCAGTCCGCGGTATGGGCCGACACGCTGATCCGGATGAAGGAGGCGGGCACCAGGCCGGCCCGCACGATCAAGCTCGCGCTGACCTGCGGCGAGGAGACCGACACCGCGTTCAACGGGGCGCAGTACCTTGCAACTGAAAGGCGCGAACTGATCGATGCCGCCTTCGCCCTCAACGAAGCTGGCGGTGGGCGGACCGACGGCAAGGGCAAGGTATTGGTGCAGACCATCCAGGTCGGTGAGAAGGTGTACCAGGATTACAAGCTGACCGCGACCAACCCGGGCGGCCACAGCTCGGCTCCGCCCCCGGACAATGCGATCTACGATATGGCGCGGGCGCTCGACAAGATTTCAGCGCACGAGTTTCCGGCAGAGTTCAATGACACTACCCGGGTGTTCTTTGCCAAGGCAGGCGCGCTGCGCCAGGATGACATCGGCAAGGCGATGGTCGCGCTGACCAAGGACCTTAACGACGCGTCCGCCATGGGAATCGTCAACCGGGACAAGTCGCTTCATTCGATGCTGCGGACTACGTGCGTGGCCACCATGATCGACGGCGGACACGCGCTTAACGCCCTGCCCCAGCGGGTCGAAGCGAACGTCAACTGCCGTATCTTCCCCGGCCACACTCCGGCTGAGATCAAGGACAAACTGGCAGCGGTGATCGGCAATCCCGGCATTGCCATCGCGTACGGCCGAGATGACAAGCCGCTCGCCAAGAGCCCACCGCTCGACCCCGCGCTGATCGGGCCGATGGAGCAGCTCGCCGCCAAGCACTTCCCCGGCGTCCCGGTGATTCCCACGATGTCGACCGGCGCGACCGACGGGGTCTACACCGGCGGAGCGGGCATCCCGACCTATGGCGTGCCCAGCATCTGGACCGATCCTGACGGCAATGGCACGCACGGCCTCAACGAACGGGTCGAGGTGAAGGCGGTCTACACCGCGCGCGATTATCTGTTCGACCTGGTGAAGGCGCTGGCAAGCAAGTGA